A genomic window from Nocardioides jiangxiensis includes:
- a CDS encoding acyl-CoA dehydrogenase family protein gives MHQWSDMDEAIREGVRDWIAKNFTPVRDDIETGAVPPMELARKLFADFGLDAMAADAVDRMLAAERRRAERSPEEVAARKAERAARKASAGDDAPTGLLAGMEGVDSMGAVLLAELAGQSLGTVVTYGVSLGLGAGTIAAKGTLEQKERWLKKIVTAELLCSWAITEPESGSDAFGGMKTTVRRDGDEWILNGHKTFTTGGPYADVIVVYAKLDEGDGTPIRDRQVLTFVLEKGDEGLMQSKPFKKMGIMSSPTGELTFDNVRLGMDRLLGGPKALDRSLASNDGRESAKANFVIERVGCAVLSLGIINECHRLSVEYAKTRELWGKPIGDFQLVQLKLAKMEVARLNCQNMVFSALGQLRAGTIPTLAEASAMKLYSTEAATDVAMDAVQLFGGNGYMAEYRVEQLARDAKSLMIYAGSNEIQVTHVAKGLLAG, from the coding sequence ATGCACCAGTGGTCCGACATGGACGAGGCGATCCGCGAGGGAGTCCGCGACTGGATCGCGAAGAACTTCACGCCGGTCCGCGACGACATCGAGACGGGCGCCGTACCGCCGATGGAGCTCGCCCGGAAGCTCTTCGCCGACTTCGGTCTCGACGCCATGGCCGCCGACGCGGTGGACAGGATGCTGGCCGCCGAGCGCAGGCGGGCGGAGCGTTCGCCGGAGGAGGTGGCGGCACGCAAGGCCGAGCGGGCGGCGCGGAAGGCGTCCGCCGGCGACGACGCGCCGACCGGTCTCCTCGCCGGCATGGAGGGCGTCGACTCGATGGGCGCCGTCCTGCTCGCCGAGCTGGCCGGCCAGAGCCTCGGCACCGTCGTCACCTACGGCGTCTCGCTCGGCCTCGGTGCCGGCACCATCGCTGCGAAGGGCACGCTCGAGCAGAAGGAGCGGTGGCTGAAGAAGATCGTCACCGCCGAGCTGCTCTGCTCCTGGGCGATCACCGAGCCGGAGTCGGGCTCGGACGCCTTCGGAGGCATGAAGACGACCGTCCGCCGCGACGGCGACGAGTGGATCCTCAACGGGCACAAGACCTTCACCACCGGCGGCCCGTACGCCGACGTGATCGTCGTCTACGCCAAGCTCGACGAGGGCGACGGGACCCCGATCCGCGACCGCCAGGTCCTCACCTTCGTCCTGGAGAAGGGCGACGAGGGCCTGATGCAGAGCAAGCCCTTCAAGAAGATGGGCATCATGAGCTCGCCCACGGGCGAGCTCACCTTCGACAACGTGCGCCTCGGCATGGACCGGCTGCTGGGTGGTCCGAAGGCCCTCGACCGCTCGCTGGCCTCCAACGACGGCCGGGAGAGCGCGAAGGCGAACTTCGTCATCGAGCGCGTCGGCTGCGCGGTGCTCTCGCTCGGCATCATCAACGAGTGCCACCGGCTCTCCGTCGAGTACGCGAAGACCCGCGAGCTGTGGGGCAAGCCGATCGGCGACTTCCAGCTGGTCCAGCTCAAGCTGGCGAAGATGGAGGTGGCCCGGCTCAACTGCCAGAACATGGTCTTCAGTGCCCTCGGCCAGCTGCGCGCCGGCACGATCCCCACGCTCGCCGAGGCCTCCGCCATGAAGCTCTACTCCACCGAGGCGGCCACCGACGTCGCCATGGACGCCGTGCAGCTCTTCGGTGGCAACGGCTACATGGCGGAGTACCGCGTCGAGCAGCTGGCGCGCGACGCCAAGTCGCTGATGATCTACGCCGGCTCCAACGAGATCCAGGTGACGCACGTGGCGAAGGGCCTGCTCGCAGGCTGA
- a CDS encoding MaoC/PaaZ C-terminal domain-containing protein: MSTETIKATRPVTFNDDGIGEWTEDVVFEVTSERIAEYAAATNDPIAAHRNGEIASPVFAVVPTFFSMAPAALEVAPVELLMKLVHGEQDFHFHAPIRPGDVLTCRARATGYAALSTGSTVVVKAETRNQEGVLVNEQFITAFFRGVDAGGTVGELAPGHALDEAVTTGAPAAEVTAHVDEDQTFRYSPASGDPMPIHLDEEIAIMSGLPGIINHGLCTMAFTSWAALESFADGDVTRLRRFAVRFAKPVLPGQDITTRFWDLPATPDGDRAVGFETSVGDDLVIRDGLAVFTH, from the coding sequence ATGAGCACCGAGACCATCAAGGCCACCAGGCCCGTCACCTTCAACGACGACGGCATCGGCGAGTGGACCGAGGACGTCGTCTTCGAGGTCACCAGCGAGCGCATCGCGGAGTACGCCGCCGCGACGAACGACCCGATCGCGGCGCACCGCAACGGCGAGATCGCCTCACCGGTCTTCGCGGTCGTGCCGACCTTCTTCTCGATGGCGCCGGCCGCCCTCGAGGTCGCGCCGGTCGAGCTGCTGATGAAGCTCGTGCACGGTGAGCAGGACTTCCACTTCCACGCGCCGATCCGGCCCGGTGACGTGCTCACCTGCCGCGCCCGCGCCACCGGCTACGCCGCACTGAGCACCGGCTCCACGGTCGTGGTGAAGGCCGAGACCCGCAACCAGGAGGGCGTCCTGGTCAACGAGCAGTTCATCACCGCGTTCTTCCGGGGCGTCGACGCCGGCGGCACCGTCGGCGAGCTGGCACCCGGTCACGCCCTCGACGAGGCAGTCACGACCGGCGCCCCGGCTGCCGAGGTGACCGCGCACGTCGACGAGGACCAGACCTTCCGCTACTCCCCCGCGTCCGGCGACCCGATGCCGATCCATCTCGACGAGGAGATCGCGATCATGTCCGGGCTGCCGGGCATCATCAACCACGGACTGTGCACGATGGCCTTCACCTCGTGGGCCGCGCTGGAGTCCTTCGCCGACGGCGACGTCACGCGCCTGAGGCGCTTCGCCGTCCGCTTCGCCAAGCCGGTCCTGCCCGGCCAGGACATCACCACCCGCTTCTGGGACCTGCCGGCTACCCCCGACGGCGACCGCGCCGTCGGCTTCGAGACCTCGGTCGGCGACGACCTCGTCATCCGCGACGGCCTCGCCGTCTTCACCCACTGA
- a CDS encoding acyl-CoA dehydrogenase — MARQNYELGLGIIEEHVDLAAAVADLAESAFSADAIRTIVDAKATEKFPPFWKSLVDYDLLGLHVSEVHGGAGGGLTTLAVALEALGRHAVPGAFVPTVLASALIEAAGGAPTSLLPGLVDGTTTAAVAPEGVTPPTATVSADGLTVSGSWDGVAAGDIADLLVLPVAVDGDIRWVVVPADELDVTKQDSVDVLRGAARVTATGLVVAADRVLDGLTADRARSIAAVVIGAELTGVIAWSVAAASEYAKIRVQFGRPIGLFQGIKHKCAWMGIALEQARAAVWDAATAIDKGDQTADFAGKVAAALVPELAVKVTQDCIQAHGGIGFTWEHDAHLYYRRALATRATLGSQEVRALRVADDFIAGRARALEIELPAEAEAIRAQVRAELDAIRAIADEDERLAALGDGGWVLPYFPRPYGRAAGPLEQVVIAQEIKAAGVQVPNLLMGIWALASIVGYGSDELKEEFGLPTLRGDIMWCQLFSEPGSGSDLASLQTKATRVEGGWRINGQKIWTSMAQFADWGILIARSNPTAPKHEGITYFLLDMTKEGVDVRPLREMTGSALFNEVFFDDVFIEDRYVVGQVDDGWKVTRTALASERVALSGKMEAYANDRDLLRFTRGRELSAVSRAKIGELVAESQAIDVMSNRIVLKQLLGADSGTTASVNKLLAMSISQKIAEFITAGLDVAGAFSVPGERTDHALEQLLGGRATTIYGGTTEVQLNLIGERMLGLPRDAQ; from the coding sequence ATGGCCCGCCAGAACTACGAGCTCGGACTCGGCATCATCGAGGAGCACGTCGACCTCGCAGCCGCCGTCGCCGACCTCGCGGAGAGCGCCTTCTCCGCCGATGCGATCCGCACGATCGTCGACGCGAAGGCGACCGAGAAGTTCCCGCCGTTCTGGAAGTCGCTGGTCGACTACGACCTGCTCGGCCTGCACGTCTCCGAGGTGCACGGTGGCGCGGGTGGCGGGCTCACCACCCTCGCCGTGGCACTCGAGGCACTCGGCCGGCACGCCGTGCCCGGCGCGTTCGTGCCCACCGTGCTCGCGTCCGCGCTGATCGAGGCGGCGGGCGGCGCGCCGACCTCCCTGCTCCCCGGGCTCGTCGACGGCACCACGACGGCTGCTGTGGCTCCGGAGGGCGTGACGCCGCCGACCGCCACGGTCTCCGCTGACGGACTCACCGTCAGCGGGTCGTGGGACGGCGTGGCCGCCGGCGACATCGCCGACCTGCTGGTCCTCCCCGTGGCCGTCGACGGCGACATCCGCTGGGTCGTCGTGCCCGCCGACGAGCTCGACGTCACGAAGCAGGACAGCGTCGACGTCCTGCGCGGCGCAGCGCGGGTCACGGCGACCGGGCTGGTCGTGGCGGCGGACCGGGTCCTCGACGGCCTGACGGCCGACCGTGCGCGCTCGATCGCCGCGGTCGTCATCGGTGCCGAGCTGACCGGCGTGATCGCCTGGTCCGTCGCCGCCGCCTCGGAGTACGCCAAGATCCGCGTGCAGTTCGGCCGCCCCATCGGCCTCTTCCAGGGGATCAAGCACAAGTGCGCCTGGATGGGCATCGCGCTGGAGCAGGCCCGAGCGGCCGTCTGGGACGCAGCCACCGCGATCGACAAGGGCGACCAGACCGCGGACTTCGCCGGCAAGGTCGCTGCCGCCCTCGTGCCCGAGCTGGCCGTGAAGGTCACCCAGGACTGCATCCAGGCCCACGGCGGCATCGGGTTCACCTGGGAGCACGACGCCCACCTGTACTACCGCCGCGCCCTCGCGACCCGCGCGACGCTGGGCAGCCAGGAGGTCCGCGCGCTGCGCGTCGCCGACGACTTCATCGCCGGTCGGGCCCGCGCCCTCGAGATCGAGCTGCCTGCCGAGGCCGAGGCCATCCGCGCGCAGGTCCGCGCCGAGCTCGACGCGATCCGGGCCATCGCGGACGAGGACGAGCGCCTCGCCGCGCTGGGTGACGGCGGCTGGGTGCTCCCGTACTTCCCCAGGCCCTACGGCCGCGCGGCCGGTCCGCTCGAGCAGGTCGTCATCGCCCAGGAGATCAAGGCCGCCGGCGTGCAGGTGCCCAACCTGCTGATGGGGATCTGGGCGCTCGCCTCGATCGTCGGCTACGGCTCCGACGAGCTCAAGGAGGAGTTCGGCCTGCCGACGCTGCGCGGCGACATCATGTGGTGCCAGCTCTTCTCCGAGCCGGGCTCGGGCTCCGACCTCGCCTCGCTGCAGACGAAGGCGACCAGGGTCGAGGGCGGCTGGCGGATCAACGGCCAGAAGATCTGGACCTCGATGGCCCAGTTCGCCGACTGGGGCATCCTCATCGCCCGCTCCAACCCGACGGCGCCGAAGCACGAGGGCATCACCTACTTCCTCCTCGACATGACGAAGGAGGGCGTCGACGTCCGGCCGCTCCGCGAGATGACCGGTTCGGCCCTCTTCAACGAGGTCTTCTTCGACGACGTCTTCATCGAGGACAGGTACGTCGTCGGCCAGGTCGACGACGGCTGGAAGGTCACCCGCACCGCGCTGGCCTCCGAGCGGGTCGCGCTCTCCGGCAAGATGGAGGCGTACGCCAACGACCGCGACCTGCTGCGCTTCACCAGGGGCCGCGAGCTCTCTGCCGTCAGCCGCGCGAAGATCGGTGAGCTCGTCGCCGAGTCGCAGGCGATCGACGTGATGAGCAACCGGATCGTGCTCAAGCAGCTGCTCGGTGCCGACAGCGGCACGACCGCCTCGGTCAACAAGCTGCTCGCGATGAGCATCAGCCAGAAGATCGCGGAGTTCATCACCGCCGGGCTGGATGTGGCCGGCGCCTTCTCCGTGCCGGGCGAGCGCACCGACCACGCCCTCGAGCAGCTGCTCGGCGGCCGGGCCACCACCATCTACGGCGGCACGACGGAGGTGCAGCTGAACCTGATCGGCGAGCGCATGCTCGGCCTCCCGCGTGATGCGCAGTGA
- a CDS encoding GMC oxidoreductase: MRSERSRASLLAPAERASSGHGVTARRAHGVTHYDVLVIGSGFGGSVSALRLTEKGYRVGVLEAGARFADDDFASTSWDVKRYLFAPVAGCYGIMRIEMVRDCMIAAGAGVGGGSLVYANTLYEPLDPFYEDPAWAGITDWKAELAPYYDQAKRMLGVTTYPGFTPADGLMKQVAEEMGVGDTFHPTPVGVLFGEAAGETVADPFFGGAGPTRRTCTDCGECMTGCRHGAKNTLVKNYLHLAERNGAVVHPLTTVTRVRPRTGGGYEVTARWTKAKLSRRSATRTFTADQVVFSAASLGTQKLLHALRADGDLPHVSDRLGVLTRTNSEAILGALAPDRSVDYSQGVAITSSFHPDAVTHVEPVRYGHGSNFISLMQTALVPGGPGVKRRWAKEYLKLLPQAHRLYDVKHWSEKAVIAFVMQATDNSITVFPKRVPWGWMLSSRQGHGAPNPTWLPEAHDVVRRMARLLSRDGREGLAGGNIGEPFGRPFTAHFIGGCTIGDSPETGVIDPWQRMYGHDGLHVVDGSAISANLGVNPSLTITAQAERAMAFWPNKGEADPRPALGAAYRRIAPVPPRRPAVPPSAPAALRLPIVGV, from the coding sequence ATGCGCAGTGAGCGGAGCAGGGCGAGCTTGCTCGCACCTGCGGAGCGAGCAAGCAGCGGTCACGGAGTGACCGCCCGCCGAGCCCACGGCGTGACGCACTACGACGTCCTCGTCATCGGCTCCGGCTTCGGTGGCTCGGTCAGCGCGCTGCGCCTGACCGAGAAGGGGTACCGGGTCGGCGTCCTCGAGGCGGGCGCGCGGTTCGCCGACGACGACTTCGCCAGCACCAGCTGGGACGTGAAGCGCTACCTCTTCGCCCCGGTGGCCGGCTGCTACGGGATCATGCGGATCGAGATGGTCCGCGACTGCATGATCGCGGCAGGTGCCGGCGTGGGCGGCGGGTCGCTGGTCTACGCGAACACGCTCTACGAGCCGCTCGACCCGTTCTACGAGGACCCGGCCTGGGCCGGGATCACCGACTGGAAGGCCGAGCTCGCGCCGTACTACGACCAAGCGAAGCGGATGCTCGGCGTGACGACGTATCCCGGGTTCACCCCCGCAGACGGGCTGATGAAACAGGTCGCCGAGGAGATGGGGGTCGGCGACACCTTCCACCCCACCCCCGTCGGTGTCCTGTTCGGCGAGGCTGCCGGGGAGACCGTCGCGGACCCGTTCTTCGGCGGAGCCGGGCCGACGCGGAGGACCTGCACCGACTGCGGGGAGTGCATGACCGGGTGCCGCCACGGCGCCAAGAACACCCTGGTCAAGAACTACCTGCACCTCGCCGAACGCAACGGTGCCGTCGTGCACCCGCTCACCACCGTGACGCGTGTCCGCCCGCGCACCGGAGGCGGCTACGAAGTGACCGCGCGCTGGACCAAGGCGAAGCTGTCCCGCAGGTCCGCGACGCGGACGTTCACCGCCGACCAGGTCGTCTTCTCGGCTGCGTCGCTCGGCACGCAGAAGCTGCTCCACGCGCTCCGGGCCGACGGCGACCTACCCCACGTCTCGGACCGCCTCGGCGTCCTCACCCGGACCAACTCCGAGGCGATCCTCGGAGCCCTGGCACCCGACCGCAGCGTCGACTACTCGCAGGGCGTGGCGATCACCTCGTCGTTCCACCCCGATGCGGTGACCCACGTCGAGCCGGTCCGCTACGGGCACGGCAGCAACTTCATCTCGCTCATGCAGACCGCCCTGGTCCCCGGTGGTCCGGGCGTCAAGCGACGCTGGGCGAAGGAGTACCTCAAGCTGCTCCCGCAGGCGCACCGCCTCTACGACGTGAAGCACTGGTCGGAGAAGGCCGTCATCGCGTTCGTCATGCAGGCGACCGACAACTCGATCACGGTCTTCCCGAAGCGGGTGCCGTGGGGCTGGATGCTCAGCTCGCGGCAGGGCCACGGCGCGCCCAACCCCACCTGGCTTCCCGAGGCGCACGACGTCGTACGCCGGATGGCGCGGCTGCTGAGCCGTGACGGGCGCGAGGGCCTCGCCGGCGGCAACATCGGCGAGCCGTTCGGGCGGCCCTTCACCGCGCACTTCATCGGCGGCTGCACGATCGGCGACAGCCCGGAGACCGGCGTCATCGACCCCTGGCAGCGCATGTACGGCCACGACGGCCTGCACGTCGTGGACGGGTCCGCGATCAGCGCCAACCTCGGCGTGAACCCCTCGCTGACCATCACCGCCCAGGCCGAGCGCGCGATGGCGTTCTGGCCCAACAAGGGCGAGGCGGACCCGCGGCCCGCGCTCGGAGCGGCGTATCGGCGGATCGCGCCGGTCCCGCCCCGTCGTCCTGCGGTGCCGCCGTCGGCACCCGCCGCCCTCCGCCTGCCGATCGTCGGCGTGTGA
- a CDS encoding alpha/beta fold hydrolase: MLTHEIHGSGDPLVLVHGLTHRRQAWYPVLEHLTDHRTVVLLDLPGHGNSPDLVVRDGDVQGAIRDELQETLDALGLDRPHIAGNSLGGRIALEAAADGIVRSATTLSPAAFWWGAPDFVYIRSVFTWLTTSARLMTPVIPTLARSPRARRIMGTMVSERSDLIPPAEFVADLDGMRRAIPAMKKIFPAAEPFSGRIPLDVPVTIAWGERDKILLTYQAAIARRRLPHARHLWLEGCGHVPMADDPAQVARVLLEGSAPVRSGAATA, from the coding sequence GTGCTGACCCACGAGATCCACGGGAGCGGTGATCCGCTCGTGCTCGTCCACGGGCTCACCCACCGCCGGCAGGCGTGGTACCCGGTCCTCGAGCACCTCACGGACCACCGGACCGTGGTGCTGCTGGACCTGCCCGGACACGGCAACTCCCCCGACCTGGTCGTGCGCGACGGGGACGTGCAGGGCGCGATCCGCGACGAGCTGCAGGAGACGCTGGACGCACTGGGGCTCGACCGGCCGCACATCGCGGGCAACTCGCTCGGCGGGCGGATCGCGCTGGAGGCAGCCGCCGACGGCATCGTCCGCAGCGCCACGACGCTCTCCCCTGCCGCGTTCTGGTGGGGCGCGCCGGACTTCGTGTACATCCGCTCGGTCTTCACCTGGCTGACGACGAGCGCGCGCCTGATGACGCCGGTGATCCCCACACTGGCCCGGTCTCCGCGCGCACGGCGAATCATGGGCACGATGGTCTCGGAGCGCAGCGACCTGATCCCGCCTGCGGAGTTCGTCGCGGACCTCGACGGGATGCGGCGCGCCATCCCCGCGATGAAGAAGATCTTCCCCGCGGCGGAGCCGTTCAGCGGCCGCATCCCGCTCGACGTCCCGGTCACGATCGCCTGGGGCGAGCGCGACAAGATCCTGCTCACCTACCAGGCCGCGATCGCGCGACGCCGCCTGCCGCACGCACGCCACCTCTGGCTCGAGGGGTGCGGTCACGTGCCGATGGCCGACGACCCGGCCCAGGTCGCCCGGGTGCTGCTCGAGGGCAGCGCGCCGGTCCGCTCGGGCGCGGCGACGGCCTGA
- a CDS encoding lipid-transfer protein, whose amino-acid sequence MGNKVYVVGVGMTKFEKPGAKDWDYPDMAREAGTKALEDAGIAYDAIQQVHVGYVYGDSTSGQRAVYELGKTGVPITNVNNNCSTGSTALYLAAQAIRGGLYDCTLALGFEKMQPGSLTSHFDDRTNPMLDHLMALAELQEFSLPAAPFMFGAAGREHMERYGTTLEHFAKIGFKNHKHSVNNPYAQFQTEYTLEQIQDAPMIYSPLTKLQCSPTSDGSGAVVLASEAFVDRHGLGDQAVEMIGQAMVTDMESTFTDNSAQSLVGKEMSREAARQVYEQGGFGPEDVSVIELHDCFSANELITYEALGLCADGEAGKLIDNDDTTYGGRWVVNPSGGLISKGHPLGATGLAQCSELTWQLRGTADKRQVERAAQQGGIALQHNIGLGGAVVVSAYRRAH is encoded by the coding sequence ATGGGCAACAAGGTCTACGTCGTCGGCGTCGGCATGACGAAGTTCGAGAAGCCGGGTGCCAAGGACTGGGACTACCCGGACATGGCCCGCGAGGCCGGCACCAAGGCGCTCGAGGACGCCGGCATCGCCTACGACGCGATCCAGCAGGTCCACGTCGGCTACGTCTACGGCGACTCCACCTCCGGCCAGCGCGCGGTCTACGAGCTCGGCAAGACCGGTGTCCCGATCACGAACGTCAACAACAACTGCTCGACCGGGTCCACGGCGCTGTACCTCGCCGCGCAGGCGATCCGCGGCGGCCTCTACGACTGCACCCTCGCGCTGGGCTTCGAGAAGATGCAGCCGGGCTCGCTCACGTCGCACTTCGACGACCGCACCAACCCGATGCTCGACCACCTGATGGCGCTCGCCGAGCTCCAGGAGTTCTCGCTGCCGGCCGCTCCGTTCATGTTCGGTGCCGCGGGCCGCGAGCACATGGAGCGCTACGGCACGACGCTGGAGCACTTCGCCAAGATCGGGTTCAAGAACCACAAGCACTCGGTCAACAACCCCTACGCGCAGTTCCAGACCGAGTACACCCTGGAGCAGATCCAGGACGCTCCGATGATCTACTCGCCGCTCACCAAGCTGCAGTGCTCCCCCACCTCCGACGGCTCCGGCGCGGTGGTCCTCGCCAGCGAGGCGTTCGTCGACAGGCACGGGCTCGGCGACCAGGCCGTCGAGATGATCGGCCAGGCGATGGTGACCGACATGGAGTCGACCTTCACCGACAACTCCGCGCAGTCGCTCGTCGGCAAGGAGATGTCGCGTGAGGCGGCACGCCAGGTCTACGAGCAGGGCGGGTTCGGCCCGGAGGACGTGTCCGTCATCGAGCTGCACGACTGCTTCTCGGCCAACGAGCTGATCACCTACGAGGCGCTCGGCCTCTGCGCCGATGGCGAGGCCGGCAAGCTCATCGACAACGACGACACGACGTACGGCGGCCGCTGGGTCGTCAACCCGTCCGGCGGCCTGATCTCCAAGGGCCACCCCCTCGGCGCCACCGGCCTGGCCCAGTGCTCCGAGCTGACCTGGCAGCTGCGCGGCACCGCCGACAAGCGCCAGGTCGAGCGCGCAGCACAGCAGGGCGGCATCGCGCTGCAGCACAACATCGGCCTGGGCGGCGCCGTCGTCGTCTCGGCGTACCGCCGCGCCCACTGA
- a CDS encoding SDR family oxidoreductase: MGTLDGRIAIVTGAGRGIGREHALLLAREGAKVVVNDLGGANDGSGSDAGPAQEVVEEILAAGGDAVANTDDVSSWAGAENLVKQAITVFGGLDILVNNAGILRDAFIPNMEEHQWDAVLAVVLKGTAAPIHHAAAYWKEQSKAGRTVEASIINTASASGTFMPNAGQANYGAAKAAVAALTLVAADELERYGVRANVIAPIARTRLTLATPGMGAMFAQEVEEGEFDAFAPSNISPIVARLAAADCKLTGKFFGVQGGAIQEFQGWHEVSCIESEGPWQIADLADRLG, from the coding sequence ATGGGAACCCTCGACGGACGTATCGCCATCGTCACCGGCGCGGGCCGCGGCATCGGCCGTGAGCACGCGCTCCTCCTCGCCCGCGAAGGCGCCAAGGTCGTGGTCAACGACCTCGGCGGGGCCAACGACGGCTCAGGCTCGGACGCCGGTCCTGCCCAGGAGGTGGTGGAGGAGATCCTCGCCGCCGGCGGCGACGCCGTCGCCAACACCGACGACGTCTCGAGCTGGGCCGGCGCGGAGAACCTGGTGAAGCAGGCGATCACCGTCTTCGGCGGCCTGGACATCCTCGTCAACAACGCCGGCATCCTGCGCGACGCCTTCATCCCCAACATGGAGGAGCACCAGTGGGACGCCGTCCTGGCGGTCGTGCTCAAGGGCACGGCGGCTCCGATCCACCACGCCGCGGCGTACTGGAAGGAGCAGTCGAAGGCGGGCCGCACCGTCGAGGCCTCGATCATCAACACCGCATCGGCGTCGGGCACCTTCATGCCGAACGCCGGTCAGGCCAACTACGGGGCGGCCAAGGCCGCGGTCGCGGCGCTCACCCTGGTCGCCGCCGACGAGCTCGAGCGCTACGGCGTCCGCGCCAACGTGATCGCCCCGATCGCCCGCACGCGGCTCACGCTGGCCACGCCGGGCATGGGCGCGATGTTCGCCCAGGAGGTGGAGGAGGGCGAGTTCGACGCCTTCGCCCCGTCGAACATCTCCCCGATCGTCGCCCGCCTGGCGGCCGCCGACTGCAAGCTCACCGGCAAGTTCTTCGGCGTCCAGGGTGGCGCGATCCAGGAGTTCCAGGGCTGGCACGAGGTGAGCTGCATCGAGTCCGAGGGGCCCTGGCAGATCGCCGACCTCGCCGACCGCCTCGGCTGA
- a CDS encoding TetR/AcrR family transcriptional regulator, producing MSQVVDAAASVDGRDRRWEDHRQERRERLLAAAVSLIDREGADVGVAAIAAEAGIPRSVVYKLFRDREDLDEQIRIRIIEEATATLAPLLVPRGTLREMVRVAAKTYVDWVTAHTNLHRFIGTGSTTRPTPGSPSIAGGKAAFAQNVADLVIVLLRHLDPSAKVSRGSAENLAFALTGVTDSVVNRWLVAGRARSTKKELIQFLTEASCGVILGAASVAGVGLDLDAPVSL from the coding sequence ATGAGCCAGGTTGTGGACGCAGCGGCGTCGGTCGACGGTCGCGATCGGCGTTGGGAGGACCATCGCCAGGAGCGCCGCGAGCGCCTGCTGGCGGCCGCCGTGTCGCTGATCGACCGCGAGGGGGCCGACGTCGGCGTGGCGGCCATCGCTGCGGAGGCCGGCATCCCGCGCTCGGTCGTCTACAAGCTCTTCCGTGACCGCGAGGACCTCGACGAGCAGATCCGGATCCGGATCATCGAGGAGGCGACGGCGACGCTGGCCCCGCTCCTGGTCCCGCGTGGCACGCTGCGGGAGATGGTCCGCGTCGCCGCGAAGACGTACGTCGACTGGGTCACCGCACACACGAACCTGCACCGCTTCATCGGTACGGGCTCGACCACGCGACCCACGCCCGGGTCGCCGTCGATCGCCGGAGGCAAGGCGGCGTTCGCCCAGAACGTGGCCGACCTCGTCATCGTCCTGCTGCGGCATCTGGACCCGTCGGCGAAGGTGAGTCGGGGGTCGGCGGAGAACCTCGCCTTCGCGCTGACCGGCGTGACGGACAGTGTCGTGAACCGGTGGCTCGTCGCCGGCCGTGCGCGCAGTACGAAGAAGGAGCTGATCCAGTTCCTCACCGAGGCGTCGTGCGGCGTGATCCTCGGAGCGGCGAGCGTCGCGGGCGTCGGTCTCGACCTGGATGCGCCCGTCTCCCTCTGA
- a CDS encoding type II toxin-antitoxin system Rv0910 family toxin: MASVSVTQSLPVGPDAAFAALADLSNFENWLKIHQSWKSALPSVDEIAVGTQMTEVVSVMGMANKIEWTVVEANAPTSMAIEGTGMAGVKIKFTLSVAPTEAGSDATIDAEFNGTMVVGPIGKAIAKNTEADLTASLAKLAELVAA; the protein is encoded by the coding sequence ATGGCCAGCGTTTCCGTCACCCAGTCCCTTCCCGTCGGCCCGGACGCCGCGTTCGCGGCGCTCGCCGACCTCAGCAACTTCGAGAACTGGCTCAAGATCCACCAGAGCTGGAAGTCCGCCCTCCCGTCGGTCGACGAGATCGCCGTCGGCACGCAGATGACCGAGGTCGTCTCCGTGATGGGCATGGCCAACAAGATCGAGTGGACCGTCGTCGAGGCCAACGCCCCGACGTCCATGGCCATCGAGGGCACCGGCATGGCCGGCGTGAAGATCAAGTTCACCCTCTCCGTCGCCCCGACCGAGGCCGGCTCCGACGCCACGATCGACGCCGAGTTCAACGGCACGATGGTGGTCGGCCCGATCGGCAAGGCGATCGCCAAGAACACCGAGGCCGACCTGACCGCGTCGCTGGCGAAGCTCGCCGAGCTCGTCGCCGCCTGA